The following is a genomic window from Hymenobacter monticola.
TCGTCCAGCGCGACATCAGCTACTGATTTTCCAGTGAAATAATCGGCCTGAAGGCCGAAACCGCCACTTGGCAACCCTGGCAGTATCGACACGGCGCGCGTTAAAATTAGCCACGACAACATCGAGCCTTCCATCGCCATTGATGTCGCCCAACACCAGCTGGTGAGGAACGGAGGTGGTTGTGAAATCAGCTTTGGGACCAAATCCTCCGCCTGCCTGACCCGGCAACACAGAAGCCATAGCGGTGGTCCCGCTGCCCGTCACCATGTCCAGCCGTCCGTCGCCATTGACGTCGCCCAGCGCTACACAGTTAGGAGCTGTCCCCGTGGGAAAGTCGATTTTGGGCGCAAAGCTTTGCCCCCAGGCCACCGGCCCCGCCGCGCCCAGCGCCAGCAGCAGCGCCGTGCGTAGCTGAAGAAACGATTCGCGGTAGAAGTAAAAAAGTGTTTCATGCTGGGAAAAGAAAAAGGAATGTTGAGGTAGCGAAAGATACGCTGTTTCAAGACATAACAAAGCCCGCCCAACTACGCAATGCGCAGCCGGACGGGCTTTGTTTTCAAGGATTTGGCGAAAACTATAGCTTCTCGTAAACCACGGCCGCGCCCTGGCCCACGCCCACGCACATGGTGGCCAGGCCGTAGCGCATGC
Proteins encoded in this region:
- a CDS encoding FG-GAP repeat domain-containing protein, with amino-acid sequence MLCLETAYLSLPQHSFFFSQHETLFYFYRESFLQLRTALLLALGAAGPVAWGQSFAPKIDFPTGTAPNCVALGDVNGDGRLDMVTGSGTTAMASVLPGQAGGGFGPKADFTTTSVPHQLVLGDINGDGRLDVVVANFNARRVDTARVAKWRFRPSGRLFHWKISS